The following coding sequences are from one Musa acuminata AAA Group cultivar baxijiao chromosome BXJ1-6, Cavendish_Baxijiao_AAA, whole genome shotgun sequence window:
- the LOC135676930 gene encoding uncharacterized protein LOC135676930 has product MANAEKKAEKTKICDICGDSGFMEDIVTCHCCKRASEHIYCMQVLQFRVPDVWYCNGCLSKAHGVHEGKMQDTRTESDSFKICTFDSKRAKSPTKVSTHLNDDPTPEEINDGRKQQNRRHPVHSSFSNVSVKTIENAKVKFITLEEVALNYGATAYCKQGNSGVSCRRSVCPFNSRKSFTSISKSRRLTSTRVPRQPNEATVDTDTDLSLGKAIIVREDIINDREGNMQKNKVSDYNSSLKSIVPAASNISSDASKHIDDRTKNRTKCKALGETSATPTEEKHMDRSIVASDYFQLKHIQEKEAKCVDVGVQPTRDRNKKIRTYDTSGGIVCSAAQCKILASKENDLPLTLLINPNEKLLNCPAPGTCWKGTFEVFDMGIHIYGEIQAHFPSQVSPKAYDISKKLPMKLKLDMLPRRDAWPKIFQSDPPTYDDIGLYFFPSQLKRPKEKYFRLLERIDSCDFAMQTWIEDVELLIYPSQQLTVDSHRINEQIYLWGVFRHVKQRKHHQHRQEISSLSPAAADLKTNKHGPSTTSFECSNEDVDMEIDMEGGKDIGQVDKPIRKMVVPPGLPFESPISQEAGPACRPLVKLLDKTSSAQSDVPPGFSRTPYVKQESFSPGVNQIHPVSKICDSPSSFLDVSQRSGTVLALFPPKSEDGTIDKADDAEMRQPISADLSLSMPHYVMDGDSWVSMTPKVSLDQDGCGEKVQLKL; this is encoded by the exons ATGGCGAATGCTGAGAAGAAGGCGGAGAAG ACTAAAATCTGTGATATTTGTGGAGACAGTGGCTTCATGGAAGATATCGTCACCTGTCATTGTTGCAAAAGGGCTTCTGAACACAT TTATTGCATGCAAGTTCTGCAATTTAGGGTTCCAGATGTTTGGTATTGTAATGGATGTCTGTCAAAAGCTCATGGAGTTCATGAAGGAAAGATGCAGGATACACGTACAGAAAGTGATTCCTTCAAAATTTGTACTTTTGATTCAAAGAGGGCTAAATCTCCAACTAAAGTAAGTACCCACTTGAATGATGATCCAACTCCTGAAGAAATTAATGATGGTAGAAAGCAGCAGAATAGAAGGCATCCAGTGCACTCATCATTCTCTAATGTTTCCGTCAAGACAATTGAAAATGCCAAAGTTAAGTTTATTACACTTGAAGAAGTAGCCTTGAATTATGGTGCAACAGCATACTGTAAACAGGGTAATTCAGGTGTATCATGTCGTCGAAGTGTATGTCCATTTAACTCAAGAAAATCATTCACCAGTATCTCTAAATCCCGTCGTTTGACAAGTACCAGGGTTCCCAGGCAACCAAATGAAGCAACTGTTGACACTGACACTGACCTTTCTCTTGGAAAAGCCATTATAGTTAGGGAAGATATTATTAATGACAGAGAAGGGAACATGCAAAAAAATAAAGTTTCAG ATTACAATTCATCTTTGAAGTCCATTGTACCTGCAGCTTCTAACATTAGTTCCGATGCTTCAAAACACATTGATGATAGAACAAAGAATAGAACAAAATGTAAGGCCTTAG GAGAGACCTCTGCCACACCTACCGAGGAGAAACACATGGATAGATCTATTGTTGCTTCTGATTATTTTCAACTGAAGCATATCCAGGAAAAAGAAGCAAAATGTGTTGATGTTGGAGTACAGCCCACAAGAGATAGGAACAAAAAAATAAGAACATATGACACTTCAG GTGGAATTGTATGTTCTGCTGCTCAGTGCAAGATACTTGCTTCTAAAGAAAATGATCTACCACTTACTTTGCTAATTAATCCAAATGAAAAGCTTCTGAATTGCCCTGCACCAGGAACTTGCTGGAA GGGGACCTTTGAAGTCTTTGATATGGGTATCCATATCTATGGTGAAATTCAAGCtcattttccttctcaagtgtctCCTAAGGCTTATGACATTTCGAAGAAGTTGCCCATGAAGTTAAAGCTCGATATGCTACCTCGGAGAGATGCATGGCCAAAGATATTTCAGTCAGATCCTCCTACCTATGATGACATCGGTTTATACTTTTTTCCTAGTCAATTGAAGAG GCCTAAAGAGAAGTATTTTCGACTTCTGGAGCGGATTGATTCATGTGATTTTGCAATGCAAACTTGGATAGAAGACGTGGAGCTACTGATATACCCATCTCAACAACTGACAGTGGACTCTCATC GTATAAATGAACAGATTTACCTATGGGGTGTGTTTCGGCATGTGAAACAACGGAAGCACCATCAACATAGGCAAGAGATTTCTTCTCTTAGTCCTGCTGCTGCTGACCTGAAGACTAATAAGCATGGTCCATCAACTACATCTTTTGAATGCAGCAATGAGGATGTTGACATGGAGATTGATATGGAAGGCGGCAAAGATATTGGTCAGGTAGATAAACCAATTCGGAAAATGGTTGTTCCTCCTGGCCTTCCATTTGAAAGCCCAATTTCACAAGAGGCAGGTCCTGCATGTAGACCTTTGGTGAAGTTGTTGGATAAAACAAGTTCAGCTCAATCAGATGTTCCTCCTGGATTTTCAAGGACTCCATACGTAAAGCAAGAGAGTTTTTCACCTGGTGTCAATCAAATACATCCAGTGTCTAAGATTTGTGACAGTCCATCAAGCTTCCTTGATGTATCACAAAGATCAGGTACTGTACTTGCACTTTTTCCTCCGAAGTCTGAGGATGGAACAATTGACAAGGCCGATGATGCCGAAATGAGGCAACCTATTTCTGCAGATCTCAGCTTATCAATGCCACATTATGTGATGGATGGTGATTCTTGGGTCTCTATGACACCAAAGGTCTCCCTAGACCAAGATGGATGTGGGGAAAAAGTGCAATTAAAACTTTGA
- the LOC135676929 gene encoding ninja-family protein 1-like, whose protein sequence is MMEVELVKGEAELERQSSVIESSPRDLLRRLSGNNCFNEQREVPSGESDEVELNLNLGLSLGGCLGVDPRGKKLIRSSSIASFSSLPREHEFSPGTPTMVRTSSLPTETEEKRRKMKELQGLRRLEAKRKRLEKRKSIKSCNPKSDVGMDGGKSLAHPCTVNGRLSLPIGSQFSGLFSVATPPALRPWTSGTKITAAQGSELENQTPARGLFNLPAFSSFNDTATVQSVSAHKTAIAPLVSGARITITPIGGEEDPLKKKKKVRLTRDASLGRNMIGEMPCVSTRGDGPNGRRIEGFLYKYKKGEEVRIVCVCHGSFLTPAEFVKHAGGGDVTHPLRHIVVNPMPSALMSLR, encoded by the exons ATGATGGAAGTAGAGTTGGTGAAAGGGGAGGCGGAGCTGGAACGTCAGTCGTCGGTTATCGAGAGTTCTCCGAGGGATTTGCTTCGTAGATTGTCTGGAAACAACTGCTTCAATGAGCAGCGGGAGGTTCCGAGCGGGGAGTCTGATGAGGTCGAGCTCAATCTCAACCTCGGCCTCTCCCTCGGCGGATGCTTGGGGGTGGATCCGAGGGGGAAGAAGCTGATTCGGTCATCGTCGATCGCGTCCTTCTCGTCGCTGCCGAGGGAGCACGAGTTCTCTCCGGGAACCCCGACCATGGTGAGGACGAGCTCGTTGCCGACGGAgacggaggagaagaggaggaagatgaaggaGTTGCAGGGCTTGAGACGGTTGGAAGCGAAGAGGAAGAGATTGGAGAAGAGGAAGTCGATCAAATCATGTAATCCGAAATCAGATGTGGGTATGGACGGAGGAAAGAGTTTGGCGCACCCCTGCACAGTCAACGGCCGCCTCAGCCTTCCGATCGGTAGCCAGTTCAGTGGGCTGTTCAGTGTAGCCACTCCTCCAGCCCTACGGCCGTGGACGTCAGGGACTAAGATCACCGCAGCACAGGGGTCCGAGCTCGAGAACCAGACGCCTGCTCGAG GGTTGTTCAACCTGCCTGCTTTTAGCAGTTTCAATGACACGGCAACTGTGCAATCAGTTTCTGCTCACAAGACTGCAATTGCCCCTCTCGTGTCAGGAGCTCGGATAACCATTACTCCCATTGGCGGAGAAGAAGACcctttgaagaagaagaagaaggtaagaTTAACCAGGGATGCAAGTCTGGGGAGGAACATGATAGGGGAGATGCCATGTGTGTCCACCAGGGGAGATGGCCCAAACGGGAGGAGGATCGAGGGCTTCCTCTACAAATACAAAAAGGGAGAAGAGGTAAGAATAGTATGTGTCTGCCATGGCAGCTTCCTAACCCCAGCTGAGTTTGTTAAGCACGCAGGAGGTGGTGATGTAACCCACCCTCTGAGGCATATCGTCGTCAATCCCATGCCATCAGCCTTAATGAGTTTAAGATGA